Within the Flavobacterium sp. CG_23.5 genome, the region ATTCAAAATCAAATTATAAAAATAATTACTAATTTTAGCTGAAATATTCCTGCTAAATTAAAATACAAATTATAACTTAATGATTAAACGACTTCCCCTTCTTGTTGCATTGCTTTTTGCACTTACAAATACAATAGCTCAAAAAAGTACCGCCTCAAAACAAGTTTCAAGTTTTACGATATATGCCCCTCAATTACATTCTAACAAAAAAATTTGGGTGTATTTACCAAAAAATTATTCAACTTCTCATAAAAAATATTCGGTTATTTATATGCATGATGCCCAAAATCTTTTTGACGTCAAAACATCTTACTCCGGCGAATGGAATGTTGATGAAAAGCTGGACAGTATCAATGCACAAGTTATCGTCATTGGGATTGAGCATGGAAACGATAAACGTATGGAGGAATTAACTCCCTATAAAAACGAAAAATACGGAGGCGGAAATGCTGACGCTTATTTGGAATTTATGGTCAATACACTAAAACCTCAAGTAGACAAAACCTATAGAACTAAAACAGACAAAAAGCATACTATCATTATGGGAAGTTCCCTTGGAGGCTTAGTTTCCTATTATGCGATCTTAAAATATCCGCAAATATTTGGTAAAGCCGGTGTTTTCTCCCCTTCCTTTTGGTTTTCAAAAGAAATTTATAACTTAACGGAAAAGACAAAAAAAATAAAAACGAAAATCTATTTTCTCTGCGGTGACAACGAAAGTGAGGATATGGTCAATGATCTTAATAAAATGGAGCATTTATTGAATACAAAAAGATGTTACTGCTTGAATTTAAATGAAAAGAAAATTGTAAAAGGAGGACAACATAATGAAAAATTATGGCGTGATGGTTTTGCAAAAGCAATTGTATGGCTTGGCTATTAATATTTTTTATAAGAAAATCCCTTTTGAATAACAACCTTACTTTATGCAGCTGATTTTAAGAGAATTTGAACTTAAATTAAAACATACATTTACCATTTCGAGAAAATCGATTGATGTACAACCCACATTAATCGTTGAATTAAAAAGCGAAGGGTTTTCCGGATATGGAGAAGCAACTTCAAATCCCTATTATAACATTGGAGTTCCAATGATGATTCAAGATTTACTGAAAATCAAAAAACAAATCGAAGTTGTCACCAATGAAACTCCAGAAGAATATTGGGATAAAATGTATCCTTTCCTCAAAGAAAATTTGTTCGCTTTATGCGCATTAGACATCGCATACAATGACTTATATGCCCGCAAAAAAGGAAAAAAACTCTACGAATTATGGAATTATCCCATCGATAAAATTCCTTTGACCGATTTTACAATTGGAATAGATACCATAGAAAAAATGGTTTTAAAAATGGAAGAAATGCCTTGGCCCATTTATAAAATAAAATTGGGAACTCCCGATGATATTGCCATAGTAAAAGAATTACGCAAACATTCTAATTCGGTTTTTCGAGTTGATGCTAACTGTGGTTGGGAAGTAAACGAGACTCTCAATAATGCCATTGAGTTAAAAAAATTAGGAGTAGAATTTATAGAACAACCCTTAAAAGCAGATAATTGGGAAGGTCATGCAACAATTTTTAAAAATTCAGTATTACCAATAATTGCGGATGAAAGCTGCATACTCGAAGAAGATGTAGTCAAATGTCATACTTATTTCCATGGGGTAAATATAAAATTAATGAAATGTGGTGGAATTACCCCAGGGAGAAGGATGATTCAACAGGCGAAGAATTTAGGTTTAAAAACTATGGTAGGCTGCATGACTGAATCTACCGTAGGCATTTCTGCAATTGCGCATTTATTACCGGAATTAGATTATGTTGATATGGATGGCGCTCTGCTTTTGGCCGAAGATATTGCAACTGGCGTAGCAATTATTGACGGTAAAATCATTTATTCTCAAACCAACGGTACTGGAGTTCAGTTAAAGGATTCCATCTCGTTTCATGCATAAAAAATATACGAGTCTAATTGCTTTAAAAACGTACCTTTGTAAAAAATTAAAAAGATGACAAATAACGATATCCTTAAAAAATTACGCGTAGCTCTAATGCTCCGTGATGACCAAATAGTTGAAATATTAGAATTGGTAGATTTTAGAATTACTAAATCGGAATTAGGTGCTTTTTTCCGTGCGGAAGACCATGAGAATTATATGGAATGTGGCGACCAAGTGTTGCGTAACTTCCTAAACGCTCTTGTGATTCACTTGCGTGGAACGAAAGAAAATCCAAAAAATCCAAACGATGTTTTAGCCAAACACAAAGCTCAAATACCTGCTAAAGAAGGATCGAAAGACAGACCTGAATTTAAAGCAACACCAAAAGACGAAGAAAGAGCTAGAGGTGATCAAAAACCAAGTAAATCTGCTGATTTTAAGAAAAAACCTGCCTTTAATTCTAAAGACAAAAAAGCGGCACCGAAAGTACAAGTTGTAGAAAAGGTAAAGTATAGTAACGGAAATAAGAAAAAATCTTAATATTTTGAAAACGGCTTTAATCATAGGAAGTACAGGTTTAATAGGTGCAAGATTATTGAATCTTCTTTTGGAAAGCAGCGACTATGAAAAAGTAGTTACTTTCGTAAAAAGAGATACAGGTATAAAACATCCAAAATTAACGCAACATATTATTGATTTCGACAAACCTGAAAGCTATAAAGAATTAGTTGTTGGTGATGATTTCTTTTGCACCATTGGAACAACCATTAATAAAGCAGGAAGCAAAGAGGCCTTCAGAAAAGTAGATTTCGGATATCCGCGACAATTTGCAACATTTGCAGCGGAAAATAAAGTCAAACAATTTCTTATTATATCCTCTCTTGGCGCCGATGAAACTTCTGGAAATTTTTACCTGAAAACCAAAGGTGAAATTGAAACTTTCCTTAAAAATTGTAATTTTGAAAGTGCTTCTGCACTAAGACCTTCTTTACTTCTGGGAAACCGAAATGAATTTAGATTAGGTGAAAAAATAGGGGCGTTTTTCATGAAAACGTTCTCCGTTTTACTTTTAGGAAATTTAAAAAAATACAAACCTATAGAAAGTAACGATGTTGCAAAAGCATTAGTGAAAATTGCACAAAAAAACAATAAAGGATTCAACATTTATGAATCGGATTTGATTCAAAATACAGCAAATTCTTAAAACAAAAAAAAATCCTGTTCGCCACGGCAAACAGGATTTTTTGTTATAAATAAAGAGCAACTGTAGTGTCTCTTTATTTGCTTATTTAGAAAGAGCTGCTTTTACTTGATCAGCCGCTTCTTGAAATTCAACAGCAGATAAAATTGGCATTCCTGAATTATCAATTAATTCTTTTGCGATAGCTGCATTTGTACCTTGTAAACGAACAATGATCGGTACTTTAATTGCATCACCCATATTTTTATAAGCATCAACAACTCCTTGCGCCACACGGTCACAACGAACGATTCCACCAAAAATATTAATTAAAATTGCTTTTACGTTTGGATCTTTCAATATAATACGGAAAGCAGTTTCAACACGTTTTGCATCAGCAGTTCCACCTACGTCAAGGAAGTTAGCAGGCTCAAAACCAGCATATTTAATTAAATCCATTGTTGCCATCGCTAAACCAGCTCCGTTAACCATACATCCAACTGTACCGTCAAGATCAACGTAATTTAATCCTACTTCTTTAGCTTCAACTTCGATTGGGTTCTCCTCACGAATGTCACGCATATCAGCATATTTTTTTTGTCTGTATAAAGCATTATCATCGATATTTACTTTAGCATCTACAGCCATAATTTTATTGTCAGATGTTTTCAAAACCGGGTTGATTTCAAACATCGATGCATCAGATCCAATATATGCATTGTATAAAGAATCGATAAATTTTACCATTTCTTTGAACGCATTTCCTGAAAGACCTAAATTAAAAGCAATTCTTCTTGCTTGAAAACCTTGCAATCCAACAGAGGGATCAATTTCTTCAGTAAAAATTAAATGTGGCGTATGTTCCGCAACTTCTTCAATATCCATTCCACCTTCAGTAGAATACATAATCATGTTACGACCTGTAGCTCTATTCAATAAAACAGAAACATAAAACTCAGAAGTTTCACTTTCACCAGGATAATAAACATCTTCAGCGATTAAAACTTTGTGTACTTTTTTACCTTCGGCAGAAGTTTGAGGTGTAACTAATTGCATTCCGATGATTTGTTCTGCAATTTCTTCTACTTGTTGTAAGTTTTTTGCCAATTTAACTCCACCACCTTTTCCACGTCCACCTGCATGAACTTGGGCTTTTACAACATACCAACTTGTACCCGTTTCGGTAGTTAATTGTTTAGCAGCAGCAACCGCTTCTACTGGGCTATTAGCAACGATTCCGCGTTGAATGCGAACTCCGTAACTAGCTAAAATCTCTTTTCCTTGATATTCGTGTATGTTCATAATATAGAATTTGTCTGGATTCTGAATTTATTCCAGAATAAAAGTGCCACAAAAATAGCAAAATTAAACAGAACTGTTATTTATTTTTCAATATAATATGCAACATAAATCAGTTTATTCTGTACCAGCCTCACTTTAGATTAGAAAAAAATAAAATTTAAAAATTCTTTACTAATTTGTTATAAAATTTAAAAAGAAATCCGAGGTAGAACATTTCTTTCAAAACTGGGAGCTTCGACTCTTTTTATTTGTTTACTTATTAGCGATTAATCATTTCACAAGTATTTAAACATCGTTTTTGCGATTTATTCAACCCTTTTTTACTATTACTGTAAAAATCGACCCGTTTTGGCATTTACACCTATTATATCCTAGCAAACCTTTAATTTTGTAGAAAAAATATTAAGCATGAAAGTTAAAGAACAAGGCCTTTATTTGCCCGAATTTGAACACGACAACTGTGGCGCAGGATTTATTTGCAATTTAAATGGAATCAAGTCCAATGACATTATACATAAAGCATTAGATATTTTAATAAAATTAGAGCATCGTGGAGCTGTGAGTGCTGATGGTAGAACTGGAGATGGAGCAGGAATTTTATTTGACATCCCTCACGATTTTTTTAAGAAAGTTTGTGATTTTGAATTACCCGAAACTAGACAATATGCAGTAGGAATGGTTTTTATGCCTAAAAGCCAAAACCAAGTTGTTTTTTGCAAAACTACTTTTGAAACTTCGATAAAAGACCAAAATCTAGAAATTCTAGGATGGAGAGATGTTCCTGTAGACGCTACTAATTTAGGACAAATAGCAGCCGAGAAAGAACCAACGGTAAAACAAGTATTCGTTGGCAAAAATGGATTAGATCTTACCGAACAACAATTCAATGCAAAATTGTTTGCAGCAAGAAAAATTGCTGAGCACGCTATTAGAAATTCAAGAATTTCCGAAAGCCACATGTTCTATTTTTCTAGTTTTTCAACAACAACAATAATATACAAAGGTTTGCTGATGCCGGAAGATATCAGTAGATATTATACTGATTTAACCGATGACGATTTGGTAACTAGGCTAGCTTTAGTACACCAACGCTTCTCGACTAATACTTTTCCTTCCTGGGAATTAGCACAACCGTTTAGATACATGTGTCATAACGGTGAAATAAATACACTTCGCGGTAACATAAGTAGAATGCGAGCTCGTGAAGAATTAATGAAAAGTGACGTTTTTGGTGATGATATAAAAAAATTATTTCCTATTATATTAGAAGGCAAATCCGATTCGGCTTCAATGGATATGGTAATCGAATTGTTATTAATGACAGGACGTTCTTTACCGGAAGCAATGATGATGGTTGTACCTGAAGCTTGGGAAAAACACCAAACAATGTCCGAAGATAAAAAAGCATTTTACGAATACAATGCTTGTATCATGGAGCCTTGGGATGGTCCAGCTTCTATTCCGTTTACGGATGGAAATGTTATTGGTGCTTTGTTAGACAGAAACGGTTTACGTCCATCACGATATACACTTACTAAAACTGGCTTTGTTATTATGTCTTCAGAAATTGGCGTTCTCGATATCAAGCCAGAAGATGTGATTAAACATGGTCGATTAGAACCTGGTAAAATGTTTCTAGTAGACATGAACGAAGGAAGAATTATTGAAGATGATGAGATAAAAAATGCTATTGCAACTAAACGTCCCTATAAAAAATGGCTCGATGAAAATTTATTGCAATTAGCTCAAATTCCTTATACTAACAATGCGATTCCAATAGAAAATATCGATTTTGAAACAAGACAGCGTTTATTTGGTTATACCATTGAAGATTTAAAAACTATAATCAACCCAATGGGGACGCAAGGTGCTGAGCCTTTAAGTTCCATGGGAAATGACACTCCATTAGCCGTTTTATCAGATCAACCGCAACTATTATACAACTACTTCAAACAGTTATTTGCACAAGTTACTAATCCGCCATTGGACGGTATTCGCGAAGAAATAATTACTGATATTAGTCTAGCTATTGGTGGTGATTACAACATTTTTGATATTGTTCCAAAACATTGTAAAAAATTAAAAATCCAAAATCCGGTTATTTCAAATGAGGATTTAGATAAAATAAGAAACATCAATCATCCTGATTTCAAATCGGTTACTATTTCAACTTTATACGATATAGAAAAAGGAGTAAACGGCTTAGAACGCGCATTGGAAAGAGCGGTGAAAGCTACTTTCAAAGCAGTTTCAGAGGGCTGCAACATTGTGATTATTTCTGACAGAGGAGTTAGTGAAAAATTGGCACCAATACCAATGTTGTTGGCTTGTTCTTATATTCATCATTCGCTAAACATTCTAAAAGTTCGTTCGAAATTTGGAATCATAATCGAATCTGCAGAACCTCGTGAGCCACACCATTTCGCTTTATTATTTGGATATGGCGCAAGCGCAATTAACCCGTACATGGTGAATGAGATTATTCATAACCAAGTAAATCAAGGTTTTATTACAGGTATAAAAGCAGATTATGCAATTAAAAATTACAATAAAGCAATTGCAAAAGGAATTCTTAAAATCATGAACAAAATTGGCATCTCTACTTTACATTCCTACAGAGCCGCACAGATTTTTGAAATTTTAGGATTAAATAAAACTTTTACTTCTAAATATTTTCCTTACACTCCTTCAAGAATTGAAGGAATTGGATTGAATGAAGTAGAAAAAGAAATCAAAAAAAGATACCAGAAGGCTTTCCCAAATTCAGAAGTAGCTAATTTATTGCCTTTAGAAATTGGAGGAATATACAGATGGAGAAGAACCGGTGAAAAACACATGTTCAACCCAACAACAATTTCTAAATTACAACAAGCTGTTCGATTAAACAGTCCAGAAAGTTATAAAGAATATGCTAATATGGTTAATGACCAAAGCAAAAACCTAATGACTATAAGAGGTTTATTCGAATTTAATAATTTGGATCCAATATCTATTGACGAAGTAGAACCTTGGACAGAAATTGTGAAAAAATTCAAAACTGGCGCAATGTCTTATGGATCAATCAGTCAGGAAGCCCATGAAAACTTAGCAATCGCTATGAATAGAATTGGCGGAAAAAGCAATTCTGGCGAAGGTGGAGAAGATTCTAAACGTTTTCAAAAAGATCTTAATGGCGATTCTAGAAATAGTGCGATTAAGCAAGTGGCTTCGGGAAGATTTGGTGTTTCTATCAATTATTTGACTAATGCCAAGGAGATTCAAATAAAAATGGCTCAAGGTGCAAAACCTGGAGAAGGTGGTCAATTACCCGGTGAAAAAGTAGTGCCATGGATTGCAGAAGTTAGAAATTCAACTCCATATGTTGGATTGATTTCACCACCGCCTCATCACGATATTTATTCTATTGAAGATTTATCTCAATTGATTTTTGATTTAAAAAATGCCAATCGTGAAGCACGTATTAACGTTAAATTAGTTTCTGAAGTTGGTGTTGGAACAATCGCTGCAGGTGTTGCTAAAGCGAAAGCCGATGTGATCTTGATTTCAGGATATGACGGAGGAACAGGTGCAGCGCCATTAACATCCTTACAACATACTGGAATTCCTTGGGAACTTGGATTGGCGGAAGCCCAACAAACCTTAATCTTAAATGATTTAAGAAGCCGTGTCGTTTTAGAATGTGACGGACAATTGAAAACAGGTCGTGATGTAGCCATCGCCGCCTTACTTGGTGCCGAAGAATTTGGTTTCGCAACCGCTCCGCTGGTAGCTTCAGGATGTATTATGATGAGAGCTTGTCACTTGAATACTTGTCCCGTTGGAATTGCAACACAGGATCCTGAATTGAGAAAAAATTTCAAAGGAACACCGGAACACATTATCAACTTCATGTATTTTATTGCCGAAGAGTTAAGAGAAATCATGGCGCAACTAGGGTTTAGAACGCTAAAAGAAATGGTTGGGCAATCTCAGAAATTGAATGTCAACAAAGCCATCAAACATTATAAGGCAAGTGGATTAGATTTATCTACAATTTTATACAAACCGGAAAAAGCAAAAACGGTTCCAAATCATAATACTACAACTCAAGACCATGCCTTAGAACATGTACTTGATTTTGATATTATAAAAGCAGCTATTCCTTCTATTTATAGAAAAGAAAAAACAAGAGTTACTTTTGATATCAAAAACACAGATCGATCTGTTGGCGCTATTTTAAGTAATGAAATTTCAAAAATTTATGGCGCCCAAGGATTACCTGAAGATACGATTTTAGTTGATTTTGAAGGCTCTGCCGGACAAAGTTTTGGTGCTTTTGCAACTAATGGATTATCATTTAAAATTCATGGAAATTGTAATGACTATTTAGGAAAAGGGCTTTCTGGAGGAAAACTGATTATAAAAGTTCCCCCTACCGCTACTTTCAAACCGGAAGAAAACATTATCATAGGCAACGTTGCACTTTATGGTGCGATTACGGGTGAAGCTTATATCAACGGTATGGCGGGCGAACGTTTTTGCGTTAGAAATTCTGGGGCAACAGCAGTTGTTGAAGGAATTGGAGATCATGGATGTGAATATATGACAGGAGGAACTGTAGTCGTTTTAGGAAAAACCGGAAGAAATTTCGCTGCAGGTATGAGTGGAGGTATCGCTTATGTTTTTGATCCAAATAAAAAATTCGACGCAACATTATGTAATATGGAAATGGTCGCATTCGAAACATTAGAAGATGAAGATGTTGCAAAACTAAGACGTTTAATTCGAAATCATTCCTTGTATACCAACAGTCCTTTGGCAAAAAGAATTTTGGAAGATTGGGAAAATCAACA harbors:
- a CDS encoding alpha/beta hydrolase — its product is MIKRLPLLVALLFALTNTIAQKSTASKQVSSFTIYAPQLHSNKKIWVYLPKNYSTSHKKYSVIYMHDAQNLFDVKTSYSGEWNVDEKLDSINAQVIVIGIEHGNDKRMEELTPYKNEKYGGGNADAYLEFMVNTLKPQVDKTYRTKTDKKHTIIMGSSLGGLVSYYAILKYPQIFGKAGVFSPSFWFSKEIYNLTEKTKKIKTKIYFLCGDNESEDMVNDLNKMEHLLNTKRCYCLNLNEKKIVKGGQHNEKLWRDGFAKAIVWLGY
- a CDS encoding dipeptide epimerase, with product MQLILREFELKLKHTFTISRKSIDVQPTLIVELKSEGFSGYGEATSNPYYNIGVPMMIQDLLKIKKQIEVVTNETPEEYWDKMYPFLKENLFALCALDIAYNDLYARKKGKKLYELWNYPIDKIPLTDFTIGIDTIEKMVLKMEEMPWPIYKIKLGTPDDIAIVKELRKHSNSVFRVDANCGWEVNETLNNAIELKKLGVEFIEQPLKADNWEGHATIFKNSVLPIIADESCILEEDVVKCHTYFHGVNIKLMKCGGITPGRRMIQQAKNLGLKTMVGCMTESTVGISAIAHLLPELDYVDMDGALLLAEDIATGVAIIDGKIIYSQTNGTGVQLKDSISFHA
- a CDS encoding DUF1456 family protein; this encodes MTNNDILKKLRVALMLRDDQIVEILELVDFRITKSELGAFFRAEDHENYMECGDQVLRNFLNALVIHLRGTKENPKNPNDVLAKHKAQIPAKEGSKDRPEFKATPKDEERARGDQKPSKSADFKKKPAFNSKDKKAAPKVQVVEKVKYSNGNKKKS
- the gltB gene encoding glutamate synthase large subunit, translating into MKVKEQGLYLPEFEHDNCGAGFICNLNGIKSNDIIHKALDILIKLEHRGAVSADGRTGDGAGILFDIPHDFFKKVCDFELPETRQYAVGMVFMPKSQNQVVFCKTTFETSIKDQNLEILGWRDVPVDATNLGQIAAEKEPTVKQVFVGKNGLDLTEQQFNAKLFAARKIAEHAIRNSRISESHMFYFSSFSTTTIIYKGLLMPEDISRYYTDLTDDDLVTRLALVHQRFSTNTFPSWELAQPFRYMCHNGEINTLRGNISRMRAREELMKSDVFGDDIKKLFPIILEGKSDSASMDMVIELLLMTGRSLPEAMMMVVPEAWEKHQTMSEDKKAFYEYNACIMEPWDGPASIPFTDGNVIGALLDRNGLRPSRYTLTKTGFVIMSSEIGVLDIKPEDVIKHGRLEPGKMFLVDMNEGRIIEDDEIKNAIATKRPYKKWLDENLLQLAQIPYTNNAIPIENIDFETRQRLFGYTIEDLKTIINPMGTQGAEPLSSMGNDTPLAVLSDQPQLLYNYFKQLFAQVTNPPLDGIREEIITDISLAIGGDYNIFDIVPKHCKKLKIQNPVISNEDLDKIRNINHPDFKSVTISTLYDIEKGVNGLERALERAVKATFKAVSEGCNIVIISDRGVSEKLAPIPMLLACSYIHHSLNILKVRSKFGIIIESAEPREPHHFALLFGYGASAINPYMVNEIIHNQVNQGFITGIKADYAIKNYNKAIAKGILKIMNKIGISTLHSYRAAQIFEILGLNKTFTSKYFPYTPSRIEGIGLNEVEKEIKKRYQKAFPNSEVANLLPLEIGGIYRWRRTGEKHMFNPTTISKLQQAVRLNSPESYKEYANMVNDQSKNLMTIRGLFEFNNLDPISIDEVEPWTEIVKKFKTGAMSYGSISQEAHENLAIAMNRIGGKSNSGEGGEDSKRFQKDLNGDSRNSAIKQVASGRFGVSINYLTNAKEIQIKMAQGAKPGEGGQLPGEKVVPWIAEVRNSTPYVGLISPPPHHDIYSIEDLSQLIFDLKNANREARINVKLVSEVGVGTIAAGVAKAKADVILISGYDGGTGAAPLTSLQHTGIPWELGLAEAQQTLILNDLRSRVVLECDGQLKTGRDVAIAALLGAEEFGFATAPLVASGCIMMRACHLNTCPVGIATQDPELRKNFKGTPEHIINFMYFIAEELREIMAQLGFRTLKEMVGQSQKLNVNKAIKHYKASGLDLSTILYKPEKAKTVPNHNTTTQDHALEHVLDFDIIKAAIPSIYRKEKTRVTFDIKNTDRSVGAILSNEISKIYGAQGLPEDTILVDFEGSAGQSFGAFATNGLSFKIHGNCNDYLGKGLSGGKLIIKVPPTATFKPEENIIIGNVALYGAITGEAYINGMAGERFCVRNSGATAVVEGIGDHGCEYMTGGTVVVLGKTGRNFAAGMSGGIAYVFDPNKKFDATLCNMEMVAFETLEDEDVAKLRRLIRNHSLYTNSPLAKRILEDWENQQKNFIKVMPIDYKKALQRLAQEKKIEELIAE
- a CDS encoding NAD(P)H-binding protein, whose translation is MKTALIIGSTGLIGARLLNLLLESSDYEKVVTFVKRDTGIKHPKLTQHIIDFDKPESYKELVVGDDFFCTIGTTINKAGSKEAFRKVDFGYPRQFATFAAENKVKQFLIISSLGADETSGNFYLKTKGEIETFLKNCNFESASALRPSLLLGNRNEFRLGEKIGAFFMKTFSVLLLGNLKKYKPIESNDVAKALVKIAQKNNKGFNIYESDLIQNTANS
- the sucC gene encoding ADP-forming succinate--CoA ligase subunit beta, encoding MNIHEYQGKEILASYGVRIQRGIVANSPVEAVAAAKQLTTETGTSWYVVKAQVHAGGRGKGGGVKLAKNLQQVEEIAEQIIGMQLVTPQTSAEGKKVHKVLIAEDVYYPGESETSEFYVSVLLNRATGRNMIMYSTEGGMDIEEVAEHTPHLIFTEEIDPSVGLQGFQARRIAFNLGLSGNAFKEMVKFIDSLYNAYIGSDASMFEINPVLKTSDNKIMAVDAKVNIDDNALYRQKKYADMRDIREENPIEVEAKEVGLNYVDLDGTVGCMVNGAGLAMATMDLIKYAGFEPANFLDVGGTADAKRVETAFRIILKDPNVKAILINIFGGIVRCDRVAQGVVDAYKNMGDAIKVPIIVRLQGTNAAIAKELIDNSGMPILSAVEFQEAADQVKAALSK